The Microaerobacter geothermalis nucleotide sequence AGAAACTTCCCTGGCAAAATGGTATGCTTGTGATGCTGCCTTTAATGCTGCCTCCGATGCAGTCCAAATTCATGGAGCCTACGGTTACTCCAATGAATATCCTGTAGAACGTTTCTTAAGAAATGCAAAGGCACCGGTTATTTATGAAGGAACAAGGGAGATCCATACTATCATGCAGGCGGAATATGCCCTTGGTTACAGAAAAGATAAGCCCTTAAGAAAAATGCTTCCCGCCTGGCCGTTTGAAGAATAATATTTTAGAGAAGCATTTATTATGGAATTCGTTCCACATCAGTAAATGAATTTGACGAAAGCTCATCACTGTCCTATGATGATGTAAGAAAATATCTCAGAAGGAAGTGGTGAGCTTAATGTTTTCCCGTGAGATTTATTTTATAGCTGGATATGCCAGATTACCCCAAGGGATGGCGGCAAAAAATGTGTTTGATTCCCTCACCATAACGGCTGAAGTGGAGAAGAAATACGGCGTCATTCTGGAGGTTTCCTGCACATTGGTGACGGATCACGGTCGAAAATTTATTGCTCAGATATTAAGGGGACACAGTTTAAAGGATGGAATTGAAGAACCCATTCAACTTATCCAATCTTATTATAAAGGAAAAGCGCAGCATGCCTTGATTGCCGCCCTGAAGGACTTATATGCACAGTATCAATTGATTTGAGTGTTGGATATGGATATGACTGAATCTATCACGCAAGTTAAGTTCCGTCCGGAATGCTTTGCCTGATACAGGGCTTTATCTGCTTGTTGAATCAAGTGATCTACACTAATCGGTTCATGGTGATGCAGGGTGGAAATGCCACTGCTTATGGTAATCTTGATGCCGTTAAACAATTGATTTCCGGTCTTTATTCTGAGCAGTTCAGCCAGATGATATGCTTCCTTTGAGTCAGTTCTTGGTAAAATCACGGCGAACTCTTCCCCGCCATAACGTCCGATAAATCTGTTGGGATACAACTCGTTTTTCAGCAAATCCGAAAACTGCTGCAGAACAACATCCCCAAATTGGTGTCCGTATGTATCATTTACTTTCTTGAAATTATCAATATCAATCATAATGAGGGATAGGGGGTATTCATTCTTTTGGCAATGGGAAAACTCCTTTTTTAGAATGTCAAGGAAGTAGCCTCTGTTGTATACCTGTGTCAACACATCGGTAACCTTTAGATGTTTGATCTGCTCATGCACGATTCCCAACCATGCCCCGATGCCGACCATAAAGAGTATATTAATCGCCCATTCCATCCACGAGATTTCAGAAGTACCTTTTCTGATGAACATTTCATCGGTAAGAATCCA carries:
- a CDS encoding DUF3870 domain-containing protein — encoded protein: MFSREIYFIAGYARLPQGMAAKNVFDSLTITAEVEKKYGVILEVSCTLVTDHGRKFIAQILRGHSLKDGIEEPIQLIQSYYKGKAQHALIAALKDLYAQYQLI
- a CDS encoding GGDEF domain-containing protein, coding for MRMWKDVKGWKVFVSTIVAIITSILLAGMKNEIVFLFLPIIIFISANYGRRGGELGGLIMGFLWILTDEMFIRKGTSEISWMEWAINILFMVGIGAWLGIVHEQIKHLKVTDVLTQVYNRGYFLDILKKEFSHCQKNEYPLSLIMIDIDNFKKVNDTYGHQFGDVVLQQFSDLLKNELYPNRFIGRYGGEEFAVILPRTDSKEAYHLAELLRIKTGNQLFNGIKITISSGISTLHHHEPISVDHLIQQADKALYQAKHSGRNLTCVIDSVISISNTQIN